In Acidobacteriota bacterium, a single window of DNA contains:
- a CDS encoding molybdopterin-dependent oxidoreductase — protein MQGTDKPHDPLGDTRPEGSGAENGASVIRGACHHDCPDTCVWDASVVDGRVVRLRGNSDHPTTQGQLCPKVSRFVERVYHPDRLLTPLRRVGRKGSGAFEKITWEEAIAEIATRFGSIAETSGPEAVLQYSFAGTQGAIQMGIMSDRFFEVFGASDIRRHLCGTTATLGASDVLGLPTGIDPEDIARAKTVILWGTNTLLTNRHLWPTIAQAKRNGATIVVIDPIRTATASAPEVDRFLQIRPGTDVALVLAMIHVISRDGLVDDDWIAGKTTGWAALNDSAEAMPPHEAATITGIDVSTIEWLARTYVLNGPSAIRVLIGPEHREHGRDLMRSIALLPAVTGAWQESGGGLARSTSVYFEQALNFPEPVGDARRTFNMAALGAILQDSELQPPIEALFVHNCNPAVIVPDQNAVIAGLEREDLFCVVLEQFMTDTARYADVVLPVTTQLEHLDLAPAWGHLYLALNRPAIAPVGDALPNTEIFRRLALEMDMSDPMLAMSDEELVRVLLDSKHQWLEGITYERLWSEGWARLNVESGFRPNVDAPIESADGRLALGAVTYRPGSETPEGDPELAARFPLTLLTRKQHVKFLNSSYGGFANHLPREGAPRLEIHVTDADERGISGGDSVDVFNDRGSMTLDVTISDAVQPGVISMPFGWWNGDERQERGVNILTNPAVGTDGIGSAAFHENLVQVVSATTTAG, from the coding sequence ATGCAGGGAACCGACAAGCCACATGATCCCCTTGGTGACACACGACCGGAGGGGTCAGGAGCCGAGAACGGTGCATCTGTCATCCGTGGGGCATGTCATCACGACTGTCCGGACACCTGTGTGTGGGACGCCTCCGTGGTGGATGGTCGTGTTGTCCGTCTCCGCGGCAACTCAGACCACCCGACAACGCAGGGTCAGCTGTGTCCCAAGGTGAGCCGCTTTGTCGAGCGGGTGTACCACCCTGATCGATTGTTGACACCCCTGCGACGCGTGGGCCGTAAGGGGAGCGGAGCGTTTGAGAAGATCACATGGGAGGAGGCGATTGCAGAAATCGCAACGCGTTTTGGTTCCATTGCCGAGACCTCAGGCCCCGAGGCCGTGTTGCAGTACTCATTTGCGGGCACCCAAGGCGCGATTCAGATGGGCATCATGTCTGACAGGTTCTTCGAGGTGTTTGGGGCGAGTGACATTCGGCGTCACCTCTGTGGCACAACCGCAACGCTTGGGGCGTCCGATGTACTTGGTCTACCGACCGGCATCGACCCGGAAGACATCGCGAGGGCGAAAACTGTGATTCTCTGGGGGACCAATACCCTGCTCACAAACCGTCATCTCTGGCCAACCATCGCGCAAGCAAAAAGAAATGGTGCAACGATCGTCGTGATCGACCCGATTCGGACCGCAACGGCGTCGGCACCCGAGGTCGACCGGTTTCTACAGATCCGTCCAGGGACCGACGTGGCGTTGGTACTCGCCATGATCCACGTCATCAGCCGCGACGGCCTCGTTGACGACGATTGGATTGCAGGCAAAACGACTGGTTGGGCGGCACTCAATGACTCGGCCGAGGCGATGCCTCCGCATGAGGCCGCCACGATCACGGGTATCGATGTCTCGACGATCGAATGGTTAGCTCGCACCTATGTCTTAAACGGCCCATCTGCGATCCGCGTCCTCATTGGTCCGGAGCACCGTGAGCATGGCCGTGACCTCATGCGCTCGATAGCTCTGCTCCCTGCGGTGACGGGTGCGTGGCAGGAGAGCGGCGGCGGCCTCGCTCGCTCGACATCTGTGTATTTCGAGCAGGCCCTCAATTTTCCAGAACCGGTCGGGGACGCGAGGCGAACCTTCAACATGGCTGCGCTTGGTGCGATCCTTCAAGACTCGGAGTTGCAACCTCCGATTGAGGCCCTGTTTGTTCACAACTGCAACCCGGCCGTCATCGTGCCAGATCAGAACGCGGTCATCGCGGGTCTTGAGCGCGAGGATCTGTTCTGCGTCGTGCTCGAGCAGTTCATGACCGACACCGCTCGTTACGCGGACGTTGTGCTGCCGGTGACAACGCAGCTTGAGCATCTCGATCTTGCTCCAGCTTGGGGACATCTCTATTTGGCTCTCAACAGGCCGGCGATTGCACCGGTCGGAGATGCGCTTCCCAACACTGAAATCTTTCGACGCCTCGCGCTTGAGATGGACATGTCGGACCCGATGTTGGCGATGAGTGACGAAGAGCTGGTGCGTGTGCTGCTCGATTCGAAGCATCAATGGTTAGAAGGCATCACGTACGAACGGTTGTGGTCCGAAGGATGGGCGCGCCTCAATGTCGAGTCCGGTTTCAGGCCCAACGTTGATGCTCCGATCGAGAGCGCAGACGGCCGCCTTGCTTTGGGTGCGGTCACCTATCGGCCAGGGTCGGAAACGCCCGAAGGTGACCCCGAGCTAGCCGCCCGTTTTCCACTCACCCTCTTGACCCGCAAGCAACATGTGAAGTTTCTCAACTCGTCCTACGGCGGGTTTGCGAATCACCTTCCGCGCGAGGGTGCGCCCCGACTCGAGATTCATGTGACGGACGCCGATGAACGTGGTATCAGCGGAGGTGACTCCGTCGACGTCTTCAACGATCGCGGTTCGATGACGCTAGATGTCACGATCTCGGATGCCGTGCAGCCGGGTGTTATTTCGATGCCATTTGGTTGGTGGAATGGCGATGAACGTCAAGAACGCGGCGTCAACATCCTGACCAACCCTGCAGTCGGCACCGACGGGATTGGTTCGGCCGCATTCCACGAAAATCTAGTGCAGGTGGTTTCAGCAACAACGACTGCAGGGTGA
- a CDS encoding aminotransferase class III-fold pyridoxal phosphate-dependent enzyme: protein MRRHGGAVRTVGLSDTTVADFLTHDDSLAVAIGRAVEQFDKLKIDHADLLALDEAAQCARVQDGFINFYPGDQVNPYVAIAGQGPWIVTLNGGVIYDCGGYGMLGFGHAPENVIDAISRPHVMANVMTPSLSHMNLVDRLRREIGHTRDGDHPFAKFVCLNSGSEIVNIATRLCDINAKLMTDPGGRYDGSPIRSASIAGGFHGRTDGPARFTDSTSKKYREHLASYRDIDPLLTVEPNDVDGLEAMFKEAENENQFIQAFLMEPVMGEGDPGKSITPEFYERVRELTSQHGALLLVDSIQAGFRAHGVLSIVDYPGFRHLPPPDMETYSKALNAGQFPLSVLAMSASTAALYQTGVYGNTMSSNPRAMDVAVAVLDSVTPELRENITRRGRELVDGLNRLGQELDDTIIKVQGTGLLLSCELHPRFVATGENSTEEYLRKNGLGVIHGGTNSLRYTPPFDIDNAGVDLILERTRNALTTGPVLS from the coding sequence ATGCGCCGACACGGAGGCGCGGTACGCACCGTCGGGCTGTCTGATACGACAGTCGCGGACTTCCTCACGCACGACGATTCTCTTGCTGTCGCCATCGGCCGGGCAGTCGAACAATTCGACAAGCTCAAAATCGACCATGCCGATCTACTCGCTCTTGACGAAGCCGCCCAGTGCGCCAGGGTCCAGGACGGATTTATAAACTTCTACCCCGGCGACCAAGTCAATCCGTACGTCGCGATCGCTGGGCAGGGTCCATGGATTGTGACGCTCAACGGCGGTGTGATCTACGACTGTGGCGGGTATGGCATGCTCGGGTTCGGGCACGCTCCTGAAAACGTGATCGACGCAATAAGCCGACCGCACGTCATGGCGAACGTCATGACACCGTCGCTTAGTCACATGAACCTCGTCGACCGGCTCCGCAGAGAAATCGGCCACACACGTGACGGCGATCATCCATTTGCAAAGTTTGTCTGTCTCAATAGCGGGTCCGAGATAGTGAACATCGCAACAAGGCTGTGTGACATCAACGCCAAGCTCATGACCGACCCAGGCGGTCGATACGACGGCAGCCCCATACGGTCGGCGAGTATCGCTGGCGGCTTTCACGGCCGCACCGACGGCCCCGCCCGCTTTACGGACTCGACCAGCAAGAAATACCGCGAACACCTAGCATCTTATCGCGACATTGACCCGCTGCTCACCGTCGAACCGAATGATGTCGACGGGCTCGAGGCGATGTTCAAAGAAGCCGAGAACGAGAACCAGTTCATCCAGGCGTTCCTCATGGAGCCGGTCATGGGTGAGGGCGACCCGGGTAAGTCCATCACGCCTGAGTTCTACGAACGCGTCAGAGAACTAACAAGTCAACATGGCGCTCTTCTGCTCGTCGATTCGATCCAAGCAGGGTTCCGTGCTCACGGGGTGCTCTCGATAGTCGACTACCCGGGGTTCCGGCATTTGCCGCCACCAGACATGGAGACATACTCAAAAGCTCTCAACGCCGGCCAGTTTCCCTTGTCGGTGTTGGCAATGTCAGCATCGACAGCCGCCCTGTACCAGACGGGCGTGTACGGCAACACAATGTCAAGCAACCCTCGCGCAATGGACGTTGCCGTTGCAGTACTCGACAGCGTGACGCCAGAGTTACGCGAGAATATCACCCGTCGCGGTCGCGAACTTGTCGACGGCTTGAACCGGCTTGGCCAAGAACTGGATGACACAATCATCAAGGTACAAGGGACCGGCCTTCTGCTGAGTTGTGAGTTACATCCGCGCTTTGTGGCGACAGGAGAGAACAGCACGGAGGAGTACCTGCGCAAAAACGGCCTCGGTGTCATCCACGGTGGGACTAACTCGCTGCGCTACACACCACCGTTCGACATTGACAATGCAGGCGTCGATCTCATCCTCGAACGAACCCGCAACGCCCTCACCACTGGACCGGTTCTGTCGTAA
- a CDS encoding histone deacetylase translates to MKLLVYSHEASLRHDTGAGHPERPSRIKAALAGIAASGADTIDVAAQMIDRDLLRLVHAGDYIDAIERFCRAGGGALDADTRVVAGSWEAALRSAGAGIQAVDDLDNKKGDAAFVITRPPGHHALVDRAMGFCLFNNIAIAARYLTGQGQRVAIVDWDVHHGNGTQDTFYEDPDVLYVSLHEYPAYPGSGWVDETGAGRGAGTNFNFAFPSGTDGAAYRWAFHHAILPMLAEFAPDWLLVSAGYDAHRDDRLARISLDRKDYRQMASMLSSVVPTHRTVLFFEGGYALDAVSASVTDTVAGLQHPKTAPSPVADDTAAFQIASTVASEIHNHFGLTNRGIG, encoded by the coding sequence ATGAAGCTGCTGGTCTATTCGCACGAGGCAAGCCTGCGCCACGATACCGGCGCCGGTCATCCGGAGCGTCCGTCGCGTATCAAGGCGGCACTCGCCGGCATTGCCGCGTCGGGTGCGGACACGATTGATGTCGCTGCGCAGATGATTGATCGGGATCTGCTCCGTCTTGTTCACGCCGGCGACTACATAGATGCAATCGAGCGTTTTTGTCGCGCAGGCGGCGGTGCGCTCGATGCCGACACCCGCGTCGTTGCAGGCTCTTGGGAGGCTGCGCTCCGTTCGGCGGGTGCTGGTATCCAGGCCGTCGACGACCTTGACAACAAGAAAGGTGACGCCGCCTTTGTCATCACTCGGCCGCCGGGCCACCACGCCCTGGTTGACCGCGCTATGGGCTTTTGCCTGTTCAACAACATCGCGATCGCCGCTCGGTATCTGACGGGTCAAGGGCAGCGTGTCGCGATTGTTGATTGGGACGTTCACCATGGCAACGGGACACAGGATACCTTCTACGAAGATCCTGACGTCCTCTACGTCTCGTTACACGAGTACCCCGCTTATCCGGGCAGCGGTTGGGTGGACGAGACCGGTGCTGGCCGCGGAGCGGGTACGAACTTCAACTTTGCTTTTCCCTCCGGTACCGATGGCGCCGCGTATCGGTGGGCGTTTCACCACGCGATACTTCCGATGCTCGCCGAATTTGCGCCGGACTGGTTGCTCGTCAGCGCTGGATACGACGCCCACCGCGATGACCGCCTCGCGAGGATTTCCCTGGATCGTAAAGACTATCGGCAGATGGCGTCGATGTTGTCCTCAGTTGTTCCCACACACCGAACAGTGCTGTTCTTCGAGGGAGGTTACGCCCTCGATGCCGTATCGGCTTCGGTCACTGACACAGTTGCGGGTCTGCAACACCCCAAGACTGCCCCATCACCCGTTGCAGACGACACGGCGGCATTTCAGATAGCGTCAACCGTTGCGTCGGAGATCCACAACCACTTCGGGCTGACAAATCGGGGCATTGGTTAA
- a CDS encoding PilT/PilU family type 4a pilus ATPase has translation MVDGLPTVDELLKKLASVEGSDLHLKVGSPPAYRINGELHLSNLPTLKPSDTEEIAKELMSDRMRAEFDSTNEADFAYGRPDIGRFRVNCYRQRGSVNIVMRAVSSSSLTFDELGLPSVIRDLCQHKRGLVLVTGPTGSGKTTTLAAMIDFINSTRRCNIITLEDPIEVLHADKMSLVAQREVGVDTESFAEGLRRVLRQDPDVILIGEMRDQETVKAAIRAAETGHLVLSTLHTIDATETVNRIVDFFPSTMQNQIRLILAGSLRGIVSQRLLPTIDNSGRIPAVEVLINNERVFDRIVDPALTHSLVEVIADGEYYGMQTFDQSILAAFRKGLVSFNDALVSSTNPSDFKLAAENAGLVTHS, from the coding sequence GTGGTTGATGGATTACCAACCGTTGATGAGCTTCTGAAAAAGCTTGCTTCGGTCGAAGGCTCGGACCTGCATCTTAAGGTCGGGTCACCTCCTGCATACAGGATAAATGGGGAGCTTCATCTCTCGAATCTGCCGACGCTGAAGCCTTCGGACACCGAGGAGATTGCCAAAGAACTCATGTCGGACCGCATGCGAGCCGAATTCGACTCGACCAACGAAGCAGACTTTGCGTACGGACGTCCTGACATCGGACGCTTTCGTGTCAACTGTTACCGCCAGCGCGGATCCGTGAACATTGTGATGCGCGCAGTCAGTTCGTCGAGCCTGACATTTGATGAACTTGGGCTTCCCAGCGTGATCCGCGATCTTTGCCAGCACAAGCGTGGTCTCGTTCTTGTCACGGGTCCGACCGGTTCGGGTAAGACCACCACTCTCGCTGCCATGATCGACTTCATCAACTCGACCCGCCGATGCAACATCATCACGCTGGAAGACCCAATCGAGGTGCTCCATGCCGACAAGATGTCGCTTGTCGCGCAGCGCGAGGTAGGTGTCGATACCGAATCTTTTGCAGAGGGTCTCAGACGGGTGCTTCGCCAAGACCCGGATGTCATCCTTATCGGGGAAATGCGCGATCAGGAGACTGTTAAGGCCGCAATTCGGGCGGCGGAGACCGGTCATCTCGTTCTTTCGACTTTGCACACGATTGATGCGACAGAAACGGTGAACCGTATTGTCGACTTCTTCCCCTCGACTATGCAAAACCAGATTCGGCTCATCCTTGCGGGTTCGTTGCGCGGAATCGTGTCACAGCGTCTGTTGCCCACAATCGATAACAGTGGCCGTATCCCGGCGGTCGAGGTCCTTATCAACAACGAACGCGTTTTCGATCGAATCGTCGACCCTGCGCTGACCCACAGCCTGGTTGAGGTGATTGCGGATGGCGAGTACTACGGCATGCAGACCTTTGATCAATCCATCCTGGCGGCGTTCCGCAAGGGACTTGTTTCTTTCAACGATGCGTTGGTCAGTTCCACCAACCCATCCGATTTCAAGCTTGCAGCCGAGAACGCAGGGCTGGTCACACACTCTTAG
- a CDS encoding ribonuclease HI, translated as MSGVFTDGSSVPNPGPGGWGAVYVVDNEIVETLAGADPDTTNNRMEFTAIIAGIEIVPSGTSAVIYTDSRLAVQTLVEWAGGWEKRGWKRKSGPVENLDLVKRAHYAFRNRPEISIQWIAAHSGYRWNEYADALASGWRT; from the coding sequence ATGTCGGGCGTGTTCACCGACGGATCGAGCGTTCCCAACCCGGGTCCCGGAGGATGGGGCGCGGTGTACGTCGTCGACAATGAAATCGTTGAGACGCTGGCCGGGGCGGATCCGGACACGACCAACAATCGTATGGAGTTCACTGCCATCATTGCCGGTATCGAGATTGTTCCATCTGGTACTAGCGCTGTTATCTACACGGACTCTCGCCTTGCCGTTCAGACCCTGGTCGAGTGGGCCGGCGGTTGGGAGAAGCGAGGTTGGAAACGCAAAAGTGGTCCAGTCGAAAACCTAGATCTTGTGAAACGCGCCCACTACGCCTTTCGGAATCGGCCTGAAATCTCAATTCAATGGATCGCTGCCCACAGCGGTTACCGCTGGAACGAGTACGCAGATGCCTTGGCGAGCGGCTGGCGTACCTAA
- a CDS encoding CCA tRNA nucleotidyltransferase: MIPPRLEPLLAPDSPTVELSRLFADAGHNLYLVGGTVRDALLDRSSPDLDFATAARPDEIKSIVGSWAHDLYLVGETYGTIGAVHDGAIYEITTFRSEVYRSESRKPKVSFSDTIEEDLSRRDFTVNAMALALPTDATEPYIVDPHGGLVDLAAKTLRTPSSPEVSFGDDPLRMLRLYRFVSTIGFAADPSTVAGVEKMADRLAIVSIERVRAEFDKLIVGEHVGAALDGLVRSRLADVFLPELTALALEQDPVHRHKDVLAHSIAVVEKTSPDLVLRLAALFHDVGKPQTREFGKHGVSFHHHEVVGARLARRRMNEMKYPKRIIRDVSQLVFLHMRPHTFKMGWTDSAVRRYVRDAGELLDSLNELVRCDVTTRNEKLAASISRRIDEMEARITALREREALDAIRPPIDGRDVMEHLGLEPGPEVGEAMKMLLERRLDDGPYSKEEALAMLDEWSSNRG, translated from the coding sequence ATGATCCCTCCTCGCCTCGAACCGCTCCTCGCTCCCGACTCGCCGACGGTGGAACTTTCTCGGCTGTTCGCTGACGCCGGTCACAACTTGTACTTGGTCGGCGGAACCGTTCGCGATGCGCTGCTTGATCGGTCGAGTCCCGACCTCGATTTTGCGACAGCGGCGCGACCCGATGAGATCAAGAGCATCGTGGGGTCGTGGGCTCACGACCTGTATCTGGTGGGTGAGACATACGGAACGATCGGTGCGGTCCATGACGGTGCGATCTACGAAATCACAACGTTCCGGTCGGAGGTGTATCGCAGTGAGTCTCGCAAACCCAAAGTATCTTTCTCGGACACCATCGAGGAAGACTTATCACGGCGTGATTTCACCGTCAACGCCATGGCCCTTGCTCTTCCCACAGACGCGACAGAACCCTACATTGTCGACCCGCATGGTGGTCTTGTCGATCTGGCCGCGAAAACTCTTCGCACACCAAGCTCGCCCGAAGTGTCCTTCGGGGACGATCCTCTGCGCATGTTGCGGCTGTACAGGTTCGTTTCGACAATCGGATTCGCGGCGGACCCGTCGACCGTGGCCGGTGTCGAAAAGATGGCCGACCGGCTCGCCATCGTTTCAATCGAGAGGGTTCGTGCCGAGTTTGATAAGCTAATTGTTGGCGAGCACGTGGGTGCTGCCCTCGACGGATTGGTACGTTCGCGGCTCGCCGATGTCTTTTTACCTGAGCTCACCGCGTTGGCGCTGGAGCAAGATCCAGTGCACCGCCATAAGGATGTATTGGCGCACTCCATTGCGGTCGTCGAGAAGACATCGCCCGACCTTGTATTGCGACTTGCGGCACTCTTCCACGATGTCGGCAAGCCGCAGACCCGGGAGTTCGGGAAGCACGGTGTGTCTTTCCACCATCATGAAGTTGTCGGTGCTCGTTTGGCACGCCGTCGTATGAACGAAATGAAGTATCCAAAGAGAATCATTCGCGATGTTTCCCAGCTGGTATTTCTTCACATGCGCCCTCACACATTCAAGATGGGTTGGACCGACTCTGCGGTTCGGCGTTACGTTCGTGACGCAGGTGAGCTTCTCGATTCACTCAACGAGCTTGTCCGCTGTGATGTGACGACGAGAAACGAAAAGCTGGCGGCGTCCATTTCGCGCAGGATCGACGAAATGGAGGCCCGGATCACAGCGCTTCGTGAGAGGGAGGCGCTCGACGCGATTCGGCCACCAATCGACGGGCGCGATGTGATGGAACATCTCGGCCTCGAGCCTGGACCTGAAGTAGGAGAGGCGATGAAAATGCTGCTTGAGCGCCGTCTCGACGATGGTCCGTACTCAAAAGAGGAAGCGTTAGCAATGCTGGATGAATGGTCTTCTAACCGGGGTTGA
- a CDS encoding pseudouridine-5'-phosphate glycosidase produces MKRQLVIHPEVVHALAAAEPVVALESTIISHGMPFPKNLETARQIETSVRSGGAVPATIAFLDGAAHVGLESSALARLAEETDVAKVSRRDIGAVLQAGRTGATTVATTMLIAKAAGISVFATGGIGGVHRGIGQTLDISADITELGRTGVAVVCAGAKSVLDLPNTLEALETAGVPVVGYRTDDFPAFFSRSSGLAVSVRLDTPREIADMLAAHWEFGLETGVVIANPISQEDAIPVSDIDQMVVAALAAATEEGISGKDVTPFLLKYLNEASSGATLIANIALVLSNARLAAEIAAALPR; encoded by the coding sequence GTGAAACGTCAGCTCGTCATCCACCCCGAGGTAGTGCACGCGCTCGCCGCCGCCGAACCTGTCGTCGCCCTTGAATCCACGATCATTTCGCACGGAATGCCATTCCCGAAGAACCTTGAGACGGCGCGCCAGATCGAAACTTCGGTCCGCTCCGGGGGCGCAGTGCCCGCCACGATTGCATTCCTCGACGGTGCGGCACACGTAGGTCTGGAGTCCTCGGCGCTAGCTCGACTTGCTGAGGAGACCGATGTCGCCAAAGTGTCACGACGCGACATCGGAGCCGTTCTGCAAGCAGGACGAACCGGAGCGACGACCGTCGCGACAACGATGCTGATTGCAAAAGCAGCAGGGATTAGTGTCTTTGCTACCGGTGGAATCGGCGGGGTGCATCGCGGCATTGGCCAGACACTCGATATTTCAGCAGACATCACCGAACTCGGCCGCACGGGAGTCGCCGTCGTGTGCGCCGGCGCCAAGTCAGTACTTGATCTTCCAAACACGCTCGAAGCCTTAGAGACGGCGGGTGTCCCCGTCGTCGGTTACAGAACTGATGACTTCCCCGCGTTTTTCTCGAGAAGCTCTGGCCTTGCAGTGAGTGTGCGGTTAGACACACCTCGAGAAATCGCCGACATGCTTGCCGCCCATTGGGAGTTTGGCCTCGAGACCGGGGTCGTGATTGCAAACCCGATATCGCAAGAGGACGCCATACCCGTCTCCGACATCGACCAAATGGTCGTCGCGGCCCTCGCCGCGGCCACCGAAGAAGGGATATCGGGCAAGGACGTAACGCCATTCCTCCTGAAATACCTCAACGAAGCGTCGTCCGGCGCAACGCTGATCGCAAACATTGCCCTGGTACTTTCAAACGCAAGGCTCGCAGCCGAGATCGCAGCTGCCCTGCCGCGATGA
- a CDS encoding MarR family transcriptional regulator, giving the protein MPTLTAQEARVLDHLRSDPFLTQQDLAVHLGSTRSTVATHIRSLVDKGYIEGRAYVLSKPDPGVLCIGGINVDVAFRLDTTLVQGTSNIGTATETPGGVARNVAEAVVVAGTPAILLGPIGDDARGIAIINSTTRAGVECTGVVVRPGENTGVYTAVIGPDGDLVIGLNDMHVLDTVAWDDIRPTLSQLARTRWMFVDANLQPDVIAAAVAAAVDAKVSIAADAVSVPKAHRLAESRFDLVFSNLEEASILLGTDSGSAGDAVRSFVDAGHKAAVVTDGSLGAWWADESGSGHCRTVDAVGGDVTGAGDSLIAGTLASLCQGSPLADAVTAGIRLASQALNLVGGSHAVFQQSAQSTTLENM; this is encoded by the coding sequence ATGCCGACTCTCACTGCCCAAGAAGCCCGGGTTCTCGATCATCTGCGAAGTGACCCTTTTCTAACGCAGCAGGACCTTGCGGTTCACCTCGGTAGCACCCGATCGACTGTCGCGACCCACATTCGCTCGCTTGTCGACAAGGGATATATCGAGGGGCGGGCCTATGTGCTCAGTAAACCCGATCCGGGTGTGCTCTGTATTGGCGGTATCAACGTGGATGTTGCATTTCGACTCGACACCACTCTGGTTCAGGGAACGTCAAACATCGGCACAGCCACTGAGACTCCAGGCGGGGTTGCACGCAATGTTGCGGAGGCAGTCGTAGTCGCGGGGACACCGGCAATTCTCTTGGGGCCGATTGGTGATGATGCTCGCGGCATAGCGATCATCAACAGCACAACACGAGCAGGCGTGGAATGCACCGGCGTCGTCGTGCGACCGGGGGAAAACACCGGTGTGTATACCGCGGTGATCGGCCCTGATGGTGATCTCGTGATTGGGCTTAACGACATGCACGTTCTCGACACCGTTGCTTGGGATGACATTCGGCCGACGCTGTCGCAGCTTGCCAGAACGAGATGGATGTTCGTTGATGCGAACCTGCAACCCGATGTCATCGCTGCGGCGGTCGCTGCGGCGGTCGACGCAAAGGTATCGATTGCGGCCGACGCCGTCAGTGTTCCCAAGGCGCACAGGCTTGCCGAATCACGTTTTGATCTCGTGTTCAGCAACCTCGAAGAAGCATCCATACTGCTCGGGACCGACTCCGGTTCTGCTGGCGACGCCGTCCGAAGCTTTGTAGATGCCGGTCACAAAGCCGCTGTCGTCACCGATGGTTCGCTCGGGGCATGGTGGGCTGACGAGAGCGGGTCGGGGCATTGCCGGACGGTCGATGCCGTCGGTGGCGATGTCACCGGCGCAGGCGACTCGCTCATTGCAGGGACTCTTGCAAGCCTCTGTCAGGGCAGCCCACTCGCCGATGCAGTGACTGCCGGCATACGACTTGCGTCCCAAGCCCTCAACCTTGTTGGCGGCTCACACGCGGTGTTCCAGCAGTCGGCGCAGAGTACCACCCTGGAGAACATGTGA
- a CDS encoding CGNR zinc finger domain-containing protein produces the protein MDYAHYTDEPVMLARDLVNLFNDDVALSRFEEFIDEKGFDETTAVHQRRLPEVEALAATLRDVFHAESGARKVEIINHLLSESKIEPRLVDHDTGGVHFHYTANDFPLLTKLRAYTAMGLAMVASQHDHGRLGSCVASGCRKVFVDTTRNASKRFCSAPCANRTNVASFRDRKRA, from the coding sequence ATGGACTACGCGCACTACACCGATGAACCTGTCATGCTTGCTCGTGACCTCGTTAACCTCTTTAACGACGATGTTGCGCTCTCGCGTTTTGAAGAGTTCATAGACGAAAAGGGATTCGACGAGACCACTGCCGTGCACCAGCGACGCCTGCCTGAAGTTGAGGCTTTAGCGGCAACATTGCGCGACGTCTTCCACGCAGAGTCAGGGGCCAGGAAGGTAGAAATTATCAACCACCTCCTCAGCGAGTCGAAGATAGAGCCGCGCCTAGTCGATCACGACACCGGTGGTGTCCATTTCCACTACACGGCTAACGACTTCCCGTTGTTGACCAAGCTGCGTGCGTACACCGCAATGGGTCTTGCGATGGTCGCTTCTCAACACGATCACGGACGCCTCGGGTCTTGCGTTGCCAGCGGCTGCCGGAAAGTGTTTGTCGACACGACGCGCAACGCAAGCAAACGCTTCTGCTCTGCACCCTGCGCAAATCGGACAAACGTCGCTTCGTTCCGTGACCGCAAACGCGCGTAG